From the Lolium rigidum isolate FL_2022 chromosome 2, APGP_CSIRO_Lrig_0.1, whole genome shotgun sequence genome, one window contains:
- the LOC124693267 gene encoding photosystem I chlorophyll a/b-binding protein 5, chloroplastic-like: MALAANTHGRVVHTCTLSSKPPTLFSRSTAAVPGHHAHSLRARFEVRAIAERATWLPGLDPPTYLDGTLPGDYGFDPLGLGEQPEDLKWYVQAELVHCRFAMAGVAGILGTDLIRVSGISNLPVWFEAGATKFDFANTTALFFVQLLLMGFVETKRYMDFLHPGSQAKEGTFLGIEASLEGLQPGYPGGPLFNPMGLAKDIENAHEVKLKEIKNGRLAMVAMLGFIVQASVTHAGPIDNLLTHLSDPFNKNIVHALTSS; the protein is encoded by the exons ATGGCATTAGCAGCGAACACCCACGGAAGAGTCGTCCACACCTGCACCCTCTCCTCCAAGCCGCCCACacttttcagcaggagcacggccgctgTACCCGGACACCATGCCCACTCGCTGCGAGCTCGGTTTGAGGTCCGAGCTATCGCCGAGCGGGCAACATGGCTGCCTGGACTAGACCCGCCGACGTACCTCGACGGCAC GCTACCTGGTGATTACGGGTTCGATCCACTGGGGCTCGGAGAGCAACCTGAAGACTTGAAGTGgtatgttcaggccgagctcgtGCACTGCCGGTTTGCCATGGCAGGGGTTGCCGGCATCCTTGGAACCGAT TTGATCCGAGTATCAGGAATCAGCAACCTACCGGTGTGGTTTGAAGCAGGTGCTACAAAATTTGACTTCGCCAACACCACGGCTCTCTTCTTTGTCCAGCTTCTCTTGATGGG atttgtcgaGACCAAGAGGTATATGGACTTTCTTCATCCAGGTTCACAAGCAAAGGAAGGGACATTCCTTGGGATAGAAGCCTCACTTGAAGGCTTACAGCCAGG ATACCCTGGGGGTCCATTATTTAATCCAATGGGACTTGCCAAAGACATAGAGAATGCACATGAagtgaagttgaaagaaattaaGAATG GGAGGTTGGCAATGGTTGCTATGCTTGGCTTTATTGTGCAAGCATCTGTGACTCATGCTGGGCCCATCGATAATCTTTTGACACACCTTTCAGACCCGTTCAACAAAAATATCGTTCACGCACTCACCTCTTCATGA